From the genome of Melitaea cinxia chromosome 12, ilMelCinx1.1, whole genome shotgun sequence, one region includes:
- the LOC123658396 gene encoding uncharacterized protein LOC123658396, with amino-acid sequence MGVCERIAVLFLLISATYAVPTGDLKRAPKIDDDTGDLKAESSEIISEAVAPPSNLHKQSDLIPAVGQGDHSIEVVGDSQTFFPSFANLFEPRQQNNFRLGFGSQEGAYSQRPNSYRSLLNYPLFGNYKPLEGFGKSTPASEPLVDASSSVLGSGNFGIIRGGTFLAQNDEDSEYNDNFSSYYNNGHGRPSFNVGYIANPRPNYNQDQFANFRDFADINAPSNSAYSHYVVVYANKNATIDEVSEETKNVLTKPKNIFETLEQLDTTIPPKKKSLGKIKLEATKQKMVHKKEQWKKGNSKYVTQKHDPEEPLLALS; translated from the coding sequence ACGACACGGGAGACCTGAAGGCTGAATCGTCAGAAATCATATCAGAAGCAGTAGCTCCACCCTCTAATTTACACAAACAATCAGATCTAATACCAGCTGTTGGTCAAGGAGACCACTCAATTGAAGTTGTCGGTGATTCACAAACTTTCTTTCCATCTTTCGCTAATTTATTTGAACCACGACAACAAAACAACTTTAGATTAGGCTTCGGTAGCCAAGAAGGTGCATATAGCCAAAGACCCAATTCTTATAGATCACTCTTAAACTATCCTCTATTTGGAAACTATAAGCCTTTGGAAGGATTTGGAAAGAGTACACCAGCTTCAGAACCTTTAGTTGACGCTAGCTCCAGCGTCCTAGGCTCTGGAAATTTTGGTATTATTAGAGGAGGCACATTCTTAGCCCAGAACGATGAAGATTCTGAGTATAACGATAATTTTAGTTCGTACTACAACAACGGTCATGGAAGACCATCCTTCAATGTCGGTTATATAGCAAACCCGCGACCCAATTATAATCAAGACCAGTTTGCCAATTTCAGAGACTTTGCTGATATAAATGCACCATCAAATTCAGCATATTCACATTACGTAGTCGTGTACGCAAATAAAAATGCCACTATTGACGAAGTTAGTGAAGAAACAAAAAATGTCTTAACAAAACCTAAGAACATTTTTGAAACTCTTGAACAGCTAGACACAACTATTCCGCCGAAAAAGAAATCATTAGGAAAAATTAAGTTAGaagcaacaaaacaaaaaatggtACACAAAAAAGAGCAATGGAAAAAAGGTAATTCAAAATACGTTACCCAAAAACATGACCCAGAAGAACCATTATTGGCGTTAAGTTAA